A section of the Tachysurus fulvidraco isolate hzauxx_2018 chromosome 7, HZAU_PFXX_2.0, whole genome shotgun sequence genome encodes:
- the thap7 gene encoding THAP domain-containing protein 7 isoform X1, with translation MPRHCSATGCKSRDNKDARLAGVTFHRLPKKGNPRRTTWIVNARRKGPGEKGLWEPQSDYIYFCSKHFTPDSFELSGVSGYRRLKDDAVPMLVEILPGQKGKSSRGRGKTRNEDRQLSTRSRADKQSSDSKETQIKVALVHIVQDEVAESIKISKEEHQNETSPLLSLPLQEPAPDQHTEIPSTPPSPSRYMRRLPPPPGFYLAKEHSYAQLCPLEWRKRYEKATDNLEKALRLLRAARRRENRLRLTLLRLQESRLKQTLSQMQDRRKESHGSQGRSSQSRQSGKPARSGQDRGLEAMEENEMERTGEELLTDENWRKEGAEKLRDGVEDEEGCCFYCGRGREEEETKEARNQVGARRSLVFQGRRGRGRGRNTSDVFRETTQNTAEAKVETKLPNNPEQLTFLHSQPEMLLQMHALPGPTQSTSTFQEVTSSQQFPSLHLLQPDLGILHPDTAATDLSVTQSEDGGGEVGHVFLVHVSSETKEKSGIGVGVEGSIRKKQAIVMAEETFQHDIIEQGDVPSDNIGLSPSGLRGNQSDQHTNIRAALVGGDVAQRLKEHLEGFQLQLSSEFSD, from the exons ATGCCCAGACACTGCTCCGCCACTGGCTGCAAGTCACGTGACAACAAAGATGCTCGTTTAGCTGGAGTCACCTTTCACAG GTTGCCGAAGAAGGGAAACCCTCGGCGCACCACCTGGATTGTCAATGCTCGCCGCAAAGGTCCTGGAGAAAAAGGGTTATGGGAGCCTCAGAGTGACTACATCTATTTCTGCTCCAAACATTTCACCCCTGACAGCTTCGAGCTCTCtggagtcag TGGATACCGCAGGCTGAAAGATGATGCCGTGCCCATGCTGGTTGAAATTCTTCCTGGGCAAAAAGGAAAGTCCTCAAGAGGAAGAGGCAAAACACGGAATGAGGATAGACAGTTGAG CACCAGGAGCAGAGCTGATAAACAGAGCTCAGACAGTAAGGAGACCCAGATTAAAGTGGCTCTAGTGCACATTGTGCAAGATGAAGTAGCTGAGAGCATCAAGATCTCCAAAGAAGAACATCAAAATGAAACATCTCCGCTGTTATCTTTACCTTTACAAGAACCCGCACCTGATCAACACACAGAAATACCATCTACTCCACCTTCTCCGTCCCGTTACATGAGGCGCCTCCCTCCACCTCCTGGCTTTTACCTTGCCAAAGAACACAGTTACGCTCAGCTCTGCCCGCTGGAGTGGCGCAAACGCTACGAGAAAGCCACAGACAATTTGGAAAAGGCGCTGCGTTTGCTCAGAGCTGCCCGTCGCCGGGAAAATCGTCTCCGGCTCACGCTGCTGCGCCTTCAGGAAAGCAGACTCAAGCAGACTTTATCTCAAATGCAAGATCGACGGAAGGAGAGTCACGGAAGCCAAGGCAGGTCGAGTCAGAGTCGTCAGAGCGGGAAGCCAGCCAGATCCGGTCAGGACAGGGGTCTGGAAGCGATGGAAGAGAATGAGATGGAGCGCACGGGTGAAGAGTTACTTACAGATGAAAACTGGAGGAaggaaggagctgaaaagctGAGGGATGGTGTGGAGGATGAGGAAGGGTGCTGTTTTTATTGCGGACgtggaagagaggaagaagaaactAAGGAAGCCAGGAATCAAGTGGGAGCTCGCAGAAGTTTAGTCTTCCAAggcaggagagggagaggaagaggaagaaacacaTCCGACGTGTTCAGAGAGACGACACAGAACACGGCTGAAGCGAAAGTCGAGACAAAACTTCCCAATAATCCTGAGcagcttacctttcttcactctCAACCTGAAATGCTCCTGCAGATGCATGCACTGCCTGGACCTACGCAATCTACATCAACTTTCCAGGAAGTCACTTCGTCACAACAGTTCCCGAGCCTCCACCTTCTGCAACCTGACCTGGGCATTCTCCATCCAGACACGGCAGCCACGGACTTGAGCGTGACCCAGAGCGAGGATGGTGGGGGTGAGGTGGGCCACGTGTTTTTGGTTCATGTGTCTTCTGAAACCAAAGAGAAGAGTGGGATTGGTGTCGGTGTTGAAGGCTCGATTCGGAAAAAACAGGCGATTGTGATGGCTGAAGAAACCTTCCAGCATGACATTATCGAACAAGGAGATGTTCCAAGTGACAACATTGggttgagtccgagtggactgAGGGGTAATCAAAGTGACCAGCATACAAACATCAGAGCCGCACTGGTGGGTGGAGACGTAGCACAGAGACTGAAGGAACATCTGGAAGGTTTTCAGCTGCAGCTAAGCAGTGAATTTAGTGATTAG
- the thap7 gene encoding THAP domain-containing protein 7 isoform X2 encodes MLVEILPGQKGKSSRGRGKTRNEDRQLSTRSRADKQSSDSKETQIKVALVHIVQDEVAESIKISKEEHQNETSPLLSLPLQEPAPDQHTEIPSTPPSPSRYMRRLPPPPGFYLAKEHSYAQLCPLEWRKRYEKATDNLEKALRLLRAARRRENRLRLTLLRLQESRLKQTLSQMQDRRKESHGSQGRSSQSRQSGKPARSGQDRGLEAMEENEMERTGEELLTDENWRKEGAEKLRDGVEDEEGCCFYCGRGREEEETKEARNQVGARRSLVFQGRRGRGRGRNTSDVFRETTQNTAEAKVETKLPNNPEQLTFLHSQPEMLLQMHALPGPTQSTSTFQEVTSSQQFPSLHLLQPDLGILHPDTAATDLSVTQSEDGGGEVGHVFLVHVSSETKEKSGIGVGVEGSIRKKQAIVMAEETFQHDIIEQGDVPSDNIGLSPSGLRGNQSDQHTNIRAALVGGDVAQRLKEHLEGFQLQLSSEFSD; translated from the exons ATGCTGGTTGAAATTCTTCCTGGGCAAAAAGGAAAGTCCTCAAGAGGAAGAGGCAAAACACGGAATGAGGATAGACAGTTGAG CACCAGGAGCAGAGCTGATAAACAGAGCTCAGACAGTAAGGAGACCCAGATTAAAGTGGCTCTAGTGCACATTGTGCAAGATGAAGTAGCTGAGAGCATCAAGATCTCCAAAGAAGAACATCAAAATGAAACATCTCCGCTGTTATCTTTACCTTTACAAGAACCCGCACCTGATCAACACACAGAAATACCATCTACTCCACCTTCTCCGTCCCGTTACATGAGGCGCCTCCCTCCACCTCCTGGCTTTTACCTTGCCAAAGAACACAGTTACGCTCAGCTCTGCCCGCTGGAGTGGCGCAAACGCTACGAGAAAGCCACAGACAATTTGGAAAAGGCGCTGCGTTTGCTCAGAGCTGCCCGTCGCCGGGAAAATCGTCTCCGGCTCACGCTGCTGCGCCTTCAGGAAAGCAGACTCAAGCAGACTTTATCTCAAATGCAAGATCGACGGAAGGAGAGTCACGGAAGCCAAGGCAGGTCGAGTCAGAGTCGTCAGAGCGGGAAGCCAGCCAGATCCGGTCAGGACAGGGGTCTGGAAGCGATGGAAGAGAATGAGATGGAGCGCACGGGTGAAGAGTTACTTACAGATGAAAACTGGAGGAaggaaggagctgaaaagctGAGGGATGGTGTGGAGGATGAGGAAGGGTGCTGTTTTTATTGCGGACgtggaagagaggaagaagaaactAAGGAAGCCAGGAATCAAGTGGGAGCTCGCAGAAGTTTAGTCTTCCAAggcaggagagggagaggaagaggaagaaacacaTCCGACGTGTTCAGAGAGACGACACAGAACACGGCTGAAGCGAAAGTCGAGACAAAACTTCCCAATAATCCTGAGcagcttacctttcttcactctCAACCTGAAATGCTCCTGCAGATGCATGCACTGCCTGGACCTACGCAATCTACATCAACTTTCCAGGAAGTCACTTCGTCACAACAGTTCCCGAGCCTCCACCTTCTGCAACCTGACCTGGGCATTCTCCATCCAGACACGGCAGCCACGGACTTGAGCGTGACCCAGAGCGAGGATGGTGGGGGTGAGGTGGGCCACGTGTTTTTGGTTCATGTGTCTTCTGAAACCAAAGAGAAGAGTGGGATTGGTGTCGGTGTTGAAGGCTCGATTCGGAAAAAACAGGCGATTGTGATGGCTGAAGAAACCTTCCAGCATGACATTATCGAACAAGGAGATGTTCCAAGTGACAACATTGggttgagtccgagtggactgAGGGGTAATCAAAGTGACCAGCATACAAACATCAGAGCCGCACTGGTGGGTGGAGACGTAGCACAGAGACTGAAGGAACATCTGGAAGGTTTTCAGCTGCAGCTAAGCAGTGAATTTAGTGATTAG
- the zgc:64022 gene encoding ras-related and estrogen-regulated growth inhibitor-like protein, producing the protein MVVQLETRFRYSSKRMDTNQPKLEANILLLGAENVGKSALTVRFLTRRFIGEYGSIESIYSHHDKIDGRDICFNIWDSLSPQNADEEGHISERQLQWSDGFILVYSICDRASFNVVHQQVQRIRQAQQKLSSSAPLIIVGNKRDLQHHRAVSSEEGRLLALSADCGFFEISAAEAYHGVLMVFHELLDLIREARALKKGTAGFRGIVRSMSAVFGRKRTE; encoded by the exons ATGGTGGTTCAGCTGGAGACTCGATTCCGCTACAGCAGCAAGAGAATGGACACAAATCAGCCCAAACTGGAAGCTAATATTTTACTCCTCGGAGCTGAAAACGTGGGGAAATCTG CTCTAACAGTGCGTTTCCTGACCAGAAGATTTATTGGAGAATATGGCTCTATAG AATCCATATACAGTCATCATGACAAGATTGACGGCCGAGACATCTGCTTCAACATCTGGGACTCGCTTTCTCCACAG AATGCCGACGAAGAGGGTCACATAAGTGAGCGGCAGCTGCAGTGGTCTGACGGCTTCATCCTGGTGTACAGCATCTGTGACCGGGCGAGCTTTAACGTGGTGCACCAGCAGGTCCAACGCATTCGCCAAGCACAGCAGAAGCTCTCCAGCTCCGCCCCGCTCATTATCGTGGGGAATAAACGGGACCTGCAGCACCACCGTGCCGTTTCCAGCGAGGAAGGCCGTCTCCTGGCGCTCTCGGCTGACTGCGGCTTCTTCGAAATCTCTGCGGCTGAAGCGTACCACGGCGTCCTCATGGTGTTTCACGAACTGTTGGACCTGATCCGTGAGGCCAGGGCTCTCAAGAAGGGCACGGCCGGCTTCAGGGGCATCGTCAGGAGTATGTCTGCGGTTTTTGGAAGGAAGAGGACCGAATAG